A genomic window from Artemia franciscana chromosome 14, ASM3288406v1, whole genome shotgun sequence includes:
- the LOC136035516 gene encoding major facilitator superfamily domain-containing protein 12-like isoform X3, with protein MEGKTLLFCTICVLFSFPFIFQPCLGCQDSHKWAQLIYYAAFVTIFQIGWAAVQISHLTLIPILAKDDRARTEITSYRYACTVISNITVYIITWTAFGLSSSATSTISPENVDQFRKIVFIAVAIGATFSAIFFFGVKENRDVTSESQERTQSQEKQLKGILDWLKEWKFYKVALLYMSTRLFVNLSQVYLPLYLQDTLNLPSTTLATVPLSLFVSGLFASLLIRPLRLLLSKKVIFSIGVILGLVPSILIWYDSSEVYKQYGVYLVAILYGAAGSVLLVMSLAITAALIGDNIGSGGFVYGAMSFTDKLSNGLAVFLIQSFHSTSFSPEAYHGYYKWILSVVCGSAAILGLLSATPNTLDKCRRGTVAVEVSENDREAEPLLRSLREENLLA; from the exons ATGGAGGGAAAAACTCTGTTATTCT GTACAATCTGTGTGCTATTTAGTTTTCCATTCATTTTCCAGCCATGCCTGGGCTGCCAGGATAGCCATAAGTGGGCTCAGTTGATATACTATGCTGCGTTCGTCACGATCTTTCAAATTGGATGGGCTGCTGTACAAATTTCGCATTTGACACTTATACCAATTCTTGCCAAGGATGACAGAGCTAGGACTGAAATTACATCTTATAG gtACGCATGTACAGTAATATCCAACATAACTGTCTACATTATAACATGGACGGCTTTTGGACTTTCAAGTAGTGCCACTTCAACAATCTCACCAGAAAATGTTGATCAGTTCAGA aaaatagtttttatcgCAGTTGCAATAGGTGCAACATTTTCTgctatatttttctttggtgTCAAGGAAAATAGAGATGTCACCAGTGAAAGCCAAGAAAGGACACAAAGCCAGGAGAAGCAGCTAAAGGGTATTCTCGACTGGCTAAAAGAGTGGAAATTCTACAAG GTAGCGCTTCTCTACATGTCTACCCGCCTGTTCGTGAATTTGTCCCAGGTTTATTTGCCGCTTTACCTCCAAGATACCTTGAACTTACCAAGTACAACATTGGCAACAGTGCCTTTATCCTTATTCGTATCTGGCCTTTTTGCATCTTTACTGATACGCCCATTGAGATTGTTACTTTCCAAGAAG GTCATCTTTTCCATTGGTGTTATTTTGGGATTAGTGCCTTCGATCCTTATTTGGTATGACTCAAGTGAGGTTTACAAACAATATGGAGTATATCTCGTAGCTATTCTCTATg gAGCAGCAGGCTCAGTTTTACTAGTCATGTCATTAGCCATAACTGCAGCTCTCATTGGGGATAATATTGGCTCTGGTGGTTTTGTCTATGGTGCTATGAGTTTTACTGACAAATTATCAAACGGATTGGCAGTTTTCCTTATACAGTCTTTCCACTCGACAAG TTTTTCACCTGAAGCTTATCATGGCTACTACAAATGGATACTTtcagttgtctgtggatctgctGCCATTCTTGGTCTTTTAAGTGCCACTCCTAATACACTAGATAAATGTAGACGAG
- the LOC136035516 gene encoding major facilitator superfamily domain-containing protein 12-like isoform X1 has translation MSSYPPIINGFSLSWREKLCYSVGHILNDLCASMWFTYLLVYFHYVLEFSDSLSGVILLIGQIVDGVATPFVGIQIGSKFSFICTENRCKGWYLFGTICVLFSFPFIFQPCLGCQDSHKWAQLIYYAAFVTIFQIGWAAVQISHLTLIPILAKDDRARTEITSYRYACTVISNITVYIITWTAFGLSSSATSTISPENVDQFRKIVFIAVAIGATFSAIFFFGVKENRDVTSESQERTQSQEKQLKGILDWLKEWKFYKVALLYMSTRLFVNLSQVYLPLYLQDTLNLPSTTLATVPLSLFVSGLFASLLIRPLRLLLSKKVIFSIGVILGLVPSILIWYDSSEVYKQYGVYLVAILYGAAGSVLLVMSLAITAALIGDNIGSGGFVYGAMSFTDKLSNGLAVFLIQSFHSTSFSPEAYHGYYKWILSVVCGSAAILGLLSATPNTLDKCRRGTVAVEVSENDREAEPLLRSLREENLLA, from the exons ATGTCCAGTTATCCTCCCATTATTAACGGTTTCTCCTTATCATGGAGGGAAAAACTCTGTTATTCTGTAGGACATATTCTGAACGATCTCTGTGCTTCTATGTGGTTTACCTATCTTCTTGTGTACTTTCATTATGTTTTAGAGTTTAGTGACAGTTTATCTGGAGTTATTTTATTGATAGGACAAATTGTGGATGGAGTGGCAACACCATTTGTGGGAATACAAATTGGGAGcaagttttcatttatttgtacTGAAAATAGATGTAAAGGATGGTATTTGTTTG GTACAATCTGTGTGCTATTTAGTTTTCCATTCATTTTCCAGCCATGCCTGGGCTGCCAGGATAGCCATAAGTGGGCTCAGTTGATATACTATGCTGCGTTCGTCACGATCTTTCAAATTGGATGGGCTGCTGTACAAATTTCGCATTTGACACTTATACCAATTCTTGCCAAGGATGACAGAGCTAGGACTGAAATTACATCTTATAG gtACGCATGTACAGTAATATCCAACATAACTGTCTACATTATAACATGGACGGCTTTTGGACTTTCAAGTAGTGCCACTTCAACAATCTCACCAGAAAATGTTGATCAGTTCAGA aaaatagtttttatcgCAGTTGCAATAGGTGCAACATTTTCTgctatatttttctttggtgTCAAGGAAAATAGAGATGTCACCAGTGAAAGCCAAGAAAGGACACAAAGCCAGGAGAAGCAGCTAAAGGGTATTCTCGACTGGCTAAAAGAGTGGAAATTCTACAAG GTAGCGCTTCTCTACATGTCTACCCGCCTGTTCGTGAATTTGTCCCAGGTTTATTTGCCGCTTTACCTCCAAGATACCTTGAACTTACCAAGTACAACATTGGCAACAGTGCCTTTATCCTTATTCGTATCTGGCCTTTTTGCATCTTTACTGATACGCCCATTGAGATTGTTACTTTCCAAGAAG GTCATCTTTTCCATTGGTGTTATTTTGGGATTAGTGCCTTCGATCCTTATTTGGTATGACTCAAGTGAGGTTTACAAACAATATGGAGTATATCTCGTAGCTATTCTCTATg gAGCAGCAGGCTCAGTTTTACTAGTCATGTCATTAGCCATAACTGCAGCTCTCATTGGGGATAATATTGGCTCTGGTGGTTTTGTCTATGGTGCTATGAGTTTTACTGACAAATTATCAAACGGATTGGCAGTTTTCCTTATACAGTCTTTCCACTCGACAAG TTTTTCACCTGAAGCTTATCATGGCTACTACAAATGGATACTTtcagttgtctgtggatctgctGCCATTCTTGGTCTTTTAAGTGCCACTCCTAATACACTAGATAAATGTAGACGAG
- the LOC136035516 gene encoding major facilitator superfamily domain-containing protein 12-like isoform X2, whose amino-acid sequence MEWQHHLWEYKLGASFHLFVLKIDVKDGICLPCLGCQDSHKWAQLIYYAAFVTIFQIGWAAVQISHLTLIPILAKDDRARTEITSYRYACTVISNITVYIITWTAFGLSSSATSTISPENVDQFRKIVFIAVAIGATFSAIFFFGVKENRDVTSESQERTQSQEKQLKGILDWLKEWKFYKVALLYMSTRLFVNLSQVYLPLYLQDTLNLPSTTLATVPLSLFVSGLFASLLIRPLRLLLSKKVIFSIGVILGLVPSILIWYDSSEVYKQYGVYLVAILYGAAGSVLLVMSLAITAALIGDNIGSGGFVYGAMSFTDKLSNGLAVFLIQSFHSTSFSPEAYHGYYKWILSVVCGSAAILGLLSATPNTLDKCRRGTVAVEVSENDREAEPLLRSLREENLLA is encoded by the exons ATGGAGTGGCAACACCATTTGTGGGAATACAAATTGGGAGcaagttttcatttatttgtacTGAAAATAGATGTAAAGGATGGTATTTGTTTG CCATGCCTGGGCTGCCAGGATAGCCATAAGTGGGCTCAGTTGATATACTATGCTGCGTTCGTCACGATCTTTCAAATTGGATGGGCTGCTGTACAAATTTCGCATTTGACACTTATACCAATTCTTGCCAAGGATGACAGAGCTAGGACTGAAATTACATCTTATAG gtACGCATGTACAGTAATATCCAACATAACTGTCTACATTATAACATGGACGGCTTTTGGACTTTCAAGTAGTGCCACTTCAACAATCTCACCAGAAAATGTTGATCAGTTCAGA aaaatagtttttatcgCAGTTGCAATAGGTGCAACATTTTCTgctatatttttctttggtgTCAAGGAAAATAGAGATGTCACCAGTGAAAGCCAAGAAAGGACACAAAGCCAGGAGAAGCAGCTAAAGGGTATTCTCGACTGGCTAAAAGAGTGGAAATTCTACAAG GTAGCGCTTCTCTACATGTCTACCCGCCTGTTCGTGAATTTGTCCCAGGTTTATTTGCCGCTTTACCTCCAAGATACCTTGAACTTACCAAGTACAACATTGGCAACAGTGCCTTTATCCTTATTCGTATCTGGCCTTTTTGCATCTTTACTGATACGCCCATTGAGATTGTTACTTTCCAAGAAG GTCATCTTTTCCATTGGTGTTATTTTGGGATTAGTGCCTTCGATCCTTATTTGGTATGACTCAAGTGAGGTTTACAAACAATATGGAGTATATCTCGTAGCTATTCTCTATg gAGCAGCAGGCTCAGTTTTACTAGTCATGTCATTAGCCATAACTGCAGCTCTCATTGGGGATAATATTGGCTCTGGTGGTTTTGTCTATGGTGCTATGAGTTTTACTGACAAATTATCAAACGGATTGGCAGTTTTCCTTATACAGTCTTTCCACTCGACAAG TTTTTCACCTGAAGCTTATCATGGCTACTACAAATGGATACTTtcagttgtctgtggatctgctGCCATTCTTGGTCTTTTAAGTGCCACTCCTAATACACTAGATAAATGTAGACGAG